A window from Gopherus flavomarginatus isolate rGopFla2 chromosome 4, rGopFla2.mat.asm, whole genome shotgun sequence encodes these proteins:
- the LOC127049631 gene encoding WD repeat and coiled-coil-containing protein-like encodes MELGKGKLLRTGLNALYQAIHPVHGIAWTDGKQVILTALHLHNGEPKFGDSSVIGQFEHVHGLYWGPYATDTTTLLAVQHKKHITIWQLNYNISQKNKLLVSQICETGEPFPVLPQGCVWHPKKEILAVLTTRDASVLHSVRRNNSRIKADIKGSGLIHCACWTKEGNRLVVAIGSALHSYIWDDAQKTLNACVFCPVFDVGGYICAVEATLDSQVAVATELPLDKICGLNSGIAFEVPAGGETNSFPSPSTILCGDEEFSIDVGGKSLDSEKSMPIVSVPSPSSAPVDLTHILSSKQRLSSSPLIHLKHKDYLTGSGQDSSHLILVTFERKVTTTRKVSIPGILVPDIMAFDHKTHTVSVASNTCNIILVYSLTSSHLPNIQQIQLEKSERPKGLCFLTDKLILILVGKQKFTDPAFLPSSRSDKYVIRLMIKEIIFEEGSSASAGTSGNSSLNAFLNMPVKREPPEILCTEVHPLSSGLLIPGHAIIQSPSSRRKLIEEIKSPTYEQQQCLLSSVRDVEEREISMAIPPALETLDVEPINRSLALHGLRTPTAFSNRPASPKGQADVVPEISNSPKSNILLDEKEASYLSKNIEKLCGNFTEVQHHLSELTELLNSRKKFLPAYPSSQEPSFINITYQKQLSGSGVDERRAVILCDGKLRLSIVQQIFSLSLVEMQHGSTWIVLTTDSEGFVPLTFGSMQEITIRDASSKGCSTHSSKTLDIISSTEGYRPISSESLDITSSLEVLREHSSKSLDTSSSSEQSTSKT; translated from the exons atggagctgggaaaaggaaaacTTCTGAGAACTGGCCTTAATGCTTTGTATCAGGCAATCCACCCTGTGCATGGTATTGCCTGGACGGATGGGAAGCAGGTGATACTGACTGCTTTACACCTTCACAATGGAGAACCAAAGTTTGGTGACTCGAGTGTTATTGGTCAGTTTGAACATGTTCATGGACTTTACTGGGGCCCATATGCTACAGACACCACGACTCTGCTTGCTGTTCAGCATAAAAAGCACATCACTATTTGGCAGCTGAACTATAACATCTCACAAAAGAATAAACTCTTGGTTTCTCAGATCTGTGAAACTGGTGAGCCATTTCCAGTGCTTCCCCAGGGCTGTGTGTGGCATccaaagaaagagatcttggctgTGCTTACTACACGGGATGCCTCAGTCTTACACTCAGTTCGTCGCAACAACTCCAGAATTAAAGCTGATATAAAAGGTAGTGGTCTCATCCACTGCGCTTGTTGGACTAAGGAAGGCAATCGCTTAGTAGTTGCTATAGGCAGTGCCCTTCATTCCTATATATGGGATGATGCTCAGAAAACTTTAAATGCTTGTGTGTTTTGCCCCGTATTTGATGTGGGAGGCTACATCTGTGCTGTAGAAGCTACTTTGGATTCCCAAGTTGCTGTTGCTACTGAGCTTCCGTTAGATAAGATCTGTGGCTTAAATTCAGGTATTGCATTTGAAGTCCCAGCTGGTGGTGAAACAAATTCTTTTCCTTCGCCGTCTACCATATTATGTGGTGATGAAGAATTCTCCATAGATGTGGGGGGGAAATCACTAGACTCAGAAAAATCTATGCCCATTGTTTCAGTACCATCTCCTTCATCAGCTCCTGTGGATCTAACCCATATCCTTTCCAGCAAACAAAGACTTAGTTCCAGTCCTCTTATCCATCTTAAGCACAAGGACTACCTAACAGGAAGCGGCCAGGACTCTTCACACCTGATCTTGGTGACTTTTGAAAGAAAGGTTACCACTACCAGAAAAGTGAGCATCCCAGGCATTCTGGTCCCTGACATAATGGCTTTTGATCATAAAACTCATACTGTGTCAGTAGCCTCCAATACTTGTAACATTATTTTGGTCTATTCTTTGACTTCATCCCATTTACCCAATATTCAACAAATTCAGCTTGAGAAAAGTGAAAGACCAAAGGGCTTATGCTTCCTGACTGATAAATTGATATTGATTTTAGTTGGAAAGCAGAAATTCACGGACCCTGCATTTCTGCCATCTTCAAGATCAGACAAGTATGTCATCCGTTTGATGATCAAAGAAATAATATTTGAAGAGGGTTCTTCAGCATCTGCAGGAACTAGTGGTAACTCCAGTTTGAATGCCTTTTTGAACATGCCTGTGAAAAGAGAGCCACCAGAAATTCTCTGTACAGAAGTTCATCCTCTAAGCAGTGGACTCCTGATACCAGGTCATGCTATTATTCAGTCTCCTAGTAGCAGAAGAAAACTTATTGAAGAAATTAAAAGCCCTACTTATGAGCAACAGCAATGCCTGTTGTCAAGTGTGAGAGATgttgaagagagagagatttccatGGCTATTCCTCCAGCTCTGGAAACTTTGGACGTTGAACCAATTAATCGATCATTGGCCCTGCATGGGCTTAGAACACCTACTGCATTTTCTAACAGACCAGCATCTCCAAAAGGGCAGGCGGACGTAGTTCCAGAAATTTCAAATTCTCCTAAAAGTAACATTCTGCTAGATGAAAAAGAAGCAAGTTATTTATCTAAGAACATAGAAAAATTATGTGGCAATTTTACAGAAGTACAGCATCACCTTTCTGAGCTAACAGAACTTCTAAATTCCAGGAAGAAATTTCTTCCAGCATACCCATCTTCTCAGGAGCCCTCTTTTATTAACATCACTTATCAG AAGCAGCTTTCTGGAAGTGGGGTAGATGAAAGGCGAGCTGTTATTCTGTGTGATGGTAAACTCCGTCTAAGTATAGTTCAGCAgattttcagtctctctcttgtTGAAATGCAACATG GTTCAACCTGGATTGTTCTTACAACTGACAGTGAAGGCTTTGTTCCATTAACATTCGGATCCATGCAGGAGATAACCATAAGAGATGCCAGTTCAAAAGGCTGTAGCACCCATTCTTCCAAAACTTTGGATATCATCAGTTCTACAGAAGGGTATAGACCCATTTCTTCAGAAAGTCTGGATATCACCAGTTCTTTGGAAGTCTTAAGAGAACATTCTTCTAAAAGTCTAGACACCAGCAGCTCTTCAGAACAGTCAACCAGTAAAACGTAA